The genomic DNA AGCAGCCGCGCCCCCATCGGGCTGCACGGCAATCATTGGAGATTTTCCGGGCCGAGATCCGCGGGGCGAACCATGCATCGAAGAGCGACTGACCTGAGAACGGGAGTTCTTCGGGCCGCCCTAGCAAAGCGTCGACACTCGCAAGCTTCAGCGCCTCTTCTCTTCATCTCAAATCGTCGAAGTCTTCTGGCGCCAGCCTGAGGGCGGCTGCCTGCACGTTTTCCTCGAGGTGATCGATGGATCGAGTACCGGGGATGGGCAGCATGACAGGCGACTTCGCGAGCAGCCACGCAATAGACAAGGCGGCATGCGTGAGACCGTGACGCGTGGCGACCTGCTTCACCTTGAGCGCCCGTAGGCCTCGTTTGCCGCCCAGCGGATACCAGGGCAAAAAGGCAATCCCGAGACGCTCGCACGCGGCGAGCACGTCCTCGCTGGTTTGGTTTCTCAGGTTGTACGCGTTCTGAACCGACACGATGGGCGTGATGCTGCGTGCCAAATCGAGCTGCGCGACCGTGACGTTCGAAATACCGATATGGCGGATTTTTCCTATGCGCTGTAAATCAGCCAGGGCCCCGACCGACTCGGCGAATGGCACGTTCGGATCAGGCGCATGGAGCTGATACAAATCGATGCGCTCCAGCCGCAAGCGCTGCAAACTGCCTTCGACCGCGCCCCGCAAATGGTCGGGGCGACCGTCCTGAACCCAGGATCGACGATTTGGTCGCACCAAACCACCTTTGGTAGCGATGACCAAGTCCGAAGGATAGGGATACAACGCCTGCGCGATCAATGACTCGTTTGCCTCGGGGCCGTAACTATCCGCAGTGTCAATGAAATTCACACCAAGCTCGATCGCCCGATGCAGAACTCGATTGGCGTGATCCCGATCCTTTGGTCTTCCCCAAGCCGAATCTCCGCACAGACGCATTGCGCCGAAGCCCAATCGATTGACTGTCAAGTCGCCGAGGTCGATCGTTCCGGCGAGCGCTGCGCCTTTCTGTTCCAACGGCACCTCCATCTTGTCGGCGTCGTCAATCGAAGTGGTTGATCTCCGGCCGGTTGCGCTAGGTCAATCGGCGCGTGCAATCAATGTGCTGTCCCATCAGCCGCAAGCGAAGGGCAGCTTTCGCGCTGAGCAGTCACTCACAGGCGCTCCGCCAGTGTCGCATATGGGTCGACAACGGCCATAGCCGCAGAATCTGCTCCTCGGCAGCCGGAGCATGTCCATGCTGCTCTCGAACCTGTACGCGTCCATACCTAGCACCCTACCGTTACCGGCCAGCGTGTTCTATGAACCCAATTACGAGAACGGGCCCAAGTCCGTGCGCTGGCAGATTCGGCTGAAGGATGAGCCGGAGTTCGCCATCGCGGGGCTGTGGCGGGCGTGGCCGGGCGAGACCGGCGCCGAGCCGGCGCCGCGCGCGATGGCGAGCCCAGTAACCAGGGAGCACCTACCTACTCACCCAGCGCGACGGGCTCAAACCATTGGGGTAGGAGAGTCCCTCCAATGTGGTAGGAGAGTCCCTTCAACTCCAAGGCCAATACCAACCCGATGGTGTCTCTCCTATGCTTTAGGCATGCGTGTGGCGAGGGGCCCCCATCCTCGATCAGCCGCAGTGCCGCGATTCCCCTCCCGGATCGCGGCACTTTTTATTGCGGTGCAACCTGTCCTGGAAGGCCTGCGGGACGCCGCCCCTTGGCGGCCGGCGGCGCCCGCGCCTACAACGGATGCAGGAGCCCCACCGGAGCTCAGTATGTGCCGCCGCGCGCTCGTCACGCCGACTGTCCCTCAGATTTGAGGCTGCCGTTTCCGGCGGATATGATGGCGACTGAGGCGGCGCCGCTTTCGGCACGACGCAAGGCGCCATGACCGCATCCACGGTGGAATCAACTGCGACTTCACAATGAAAACCCTCCGTATCGCTTCCTTTTTCCTCGCTACAGTCGCGCTATCCGCTCAAGCAGTTGAAGCGCCTGACAGCCAATGGCAGCGCGTTGGTTTGTCGCTATCTGAGCTTGTTGCACGTGGTTACGGCATTGCCGCGGTTACGAGCGACTCGTCTCCAAATGGGGTATCAACTGAAACGTTCTACCTTCAAAGGGGCGAAAGCGCGTACAAGTGCATCGAGGTTCATGCCATTGATTTCAAGGCAAAAAAGTCTGCGGCGCTTTTTGATTGCTTTGAACTCGTTACGCCCTACGCAACGCCTCGCACCAAGTGAGGCAAGTATGCGGGCCGGTGCGCGCCGTCTTGCGTCACGCCGCCCAGCCTACCTACACGCTCCTGGAGGGTGACGCTTGCGTCTTCGAGCGACACGGCTAGCGCTGCGCAGACTTCCGGCCCGAGGACGAGGTCGAGACACGTCCAGCCGGAAAGGGTTGTGCCGTTATGCGAAGCACACCAGCGGCCCTCGCCGATTAGCAAATCGTCTTCTGTCGTATAAGCATTCGGCTCGCCGGAGAGACCCATGCCGAGCGCCTTCAGCAGAGCTTCCTTTCGGGTCCAGATACTGAGCAGGGTTGCAGCCGAATCGGGTCGCGTCGGGTCAAGCGCCTCCTCCTCGATCGGAGAGAATATCCCGCGTCCAATGCCCGCAACGTCCAAGCCGTCAATCCGTCGCTCCACGTCCACGCCGACGCGGCAATCCCATGCGAAAGCGAGCAGCGTCAACCCGTCGGTGTGGGAAACACTGAATGCGAGCCTTGCTGCGTGCGGCCACTGCAAGGCGGGCTTGCCGAACGGCGTGACACTAAAGCGCAGGGACTCGGGATTGCAGGTCAGATAGCCGCCGATCAGCCAGCGGAGAAGGCTCCGCCGGGCAATGAAGCCATTGCGATGCTTTTCGTGTCTGTAGGCTCGGGCACGCTGGCGCTCATCTGGCGAAAGCGTGTGGGCGAGCGTCGAACATACCCGGTCGATAAGAGCGTCATTCAGTACCCACACATGCACGGCTCTTTCCGGCAACGAGAGGCGGCTCCGATCAGGCAGTAAAAGAGACGCGGTACGTCCCACGTTCCGCGCGGTGACGATATCGTGGTGCATGCCGTTCGATCCCCACTCACGCCTTGTGGCGCCTCACGAAACACGCCCGCCGCGTCATGCATTTTCCAACCCTTCGTCCAGTAGCGCCGCGACGACCTGCAAGGTCGGTTCGACGAGCATATCGGCATGGTCGCTGGGCACTTCGGCAATCATCAAGCCGCCGCGCGCGACACGCCGCCACAGCGATATCGGATCGCCCCAATCCTGGTGTCGAATCGC from Cupriavidus sp. D39 includes the following:
- a CDS encoding aldo/keto reductase; amino-acid sequence: MEQKGAALAGTIDLGDLTVNRLGFGAMRLCGDSAWGRPKDRDHANRVLHRAIELGVNFIDTADSYGPEANESLIAQALYPYPSDLVIATKGGLVRPNRRSWVQDGRPDHLRGAVEGSLQRLRLERIDLYQLHAPDPNVPFAESVGALADLQRIGKIRHIGISNVTVAQLDLARSITPIVSVQNAYNLRNQTSEDVLAACERLGIAFLPWYPLGGKRGLRALKVKQVATRHGLTHAALSIAWLLAKSPVMLPIPGTRSIDHLEENVQAAALRLAPEDFDDLR
- a CDS encoding 4'-phosphopantetheinyl transferase family protein, whose amino-acid sequence is MHHDIVTARNVGRTASLLLPDRSRLSLPERAVHVWVLNDALIDRVCSTLAHTLSPDERQRARAYRHEKHRNGFIARRSLLRWLIGGYLTCNPESLRFSVTPFGKPALQWPHAARLAFSVSHTDGLTLLAFAWDCRVGVDVERRIDGLDVAGIGRGIFSPIEEEALDPTRPDSAATLLSIWTRKEALLKALGMGLSGEPNAYTTEDDLLIGEGRWCASHNGTTLSGWTCLDLVLGPEVCAALAVSLEDASVTLQERVGRLGGVTQDGAHRPAYLPHLVRGVA